The proteins below come from a single Mucilaginibacter mali genomic window:
- a CDS encoding DUF6265 family protein, whose translation MKKLFVIIAALLFTSQVYSQQNTSKEFEKLKWLCGTWKRSNSKPGQSGTETWVATSPAKLTGKGVTMRGTDTAFVEKLSIVIKGGDIFYVADVSGNPEPVYFKMTTITADGFVCENPEHDFPKKIAYQLIGSRINASISGNGKNIAYNFERLK comes from the coding sequence ATGAAAAAATTATTCGTCATTATTGCCGCGCTATTATTTACATCGCAGGTTTACAGTCAGCAGAATACCAGTAAAGAATTTGAAAAGCTGAAATGGCTGTGCGGTACCTGGAAACGCAGCAACAGCAAACCCGGCCAAAGTGGCACCGAAACGTGGGTGGCTACATCCCCCGCCAAACTTACCGGCAAGGGCGTTACCATGCGGGGCACCGATACTGCCTTTGTAGAGAAACTATCGATAGTAATAAAGGGCGGCGATATATTTTATGTGGCCGATGTTAGCGGTAACCCCGAACCGGTATACTTTAAAATGACCACTATTACTGCCGATGGCTTTGTCTGCGAAAACCCCGAGCATGACTTCCCTAAAAAAATAGCTTATCAACTGATTGGTAGCCGCATCAATGCCAGCATATCAGGCAATGGCAAAAATATTGCTTATAATTTTGAGCGATTGAAATAA
- a CDS encoding DUF4349 domain-containing protein has product MKTKILMALLAGTTLFAACKSGSTGHYEVTSSSADSATIGRSAADSVAIPKLIKTADIRFKVKSVEKTSTDISALTTQYQGMVMHHQMNSRAEKSNDVRVNSDSVMRVTALNISADMTVKVPSENLEEFMDKVAAMGLYVDQRKMDIEDRTLDYLSNKLKMNSRRDIIAQQKKGKVVIKHAADVLLLKDDIIDQQIDNKRVDEAVRYSMVNLNLYQSNIIKKEIIANDDPSAYGLPFFNRLGLALNNGWYIFKEIIIGCANLWTLIAIAIIIWLIIRRYRLKGGIVSDTSA; this is encoded by the coding sequence ATGAAAACAAAAATTTTAATGGCGCTGCTGGCCGGCACCACACTGTTTGCCGCGTGCAAAAGCGGAAGTACCGGGCATTATGAAGTAACAAGTTCCTCAGCCGATTCGGCTACTATAGGAAGGTCAGCGGCAGATTCGGTCGCCATTCCCAAACTTATTAAAACTGCGGATATAAGATTTAAAGTAAAAAGCGTTGAAAAAACCAGCACAGATATATCTGCCCTTACCACGCAATACCAAGGAATGGTAATGCACCACCAAATGAACTCGCGCGCCGAAAAAAGTAATGATGTGCGCGTAAACAGCGATTCTGTTATGCGGGTTACCGCGCTAAATATATCGGCCGATATGACCGTAAAAGTACCTTCTGAAAATTTGGAAGAATTCATGGACAAGGTGGCGGCAATGGGGCTTTATGTAGATCAGCGAAAAATGGATATTGAAGACCGCACCCTCGATTACCTGTCGAACAAATTGAAAATGAATAGTCGCCGGGATATCATAGCGCAACAAAAGAAAGGTAAGGTGGTGATCAAGCATGCCGCTGATGTACTTTTGTTAAAAGATGATATTATTGACCAGCAGATAGATAACAAGCGTGTTGATGAAGCAGTGAGGTATAGTATGGTGAACTTGAACCTGTACCAAAGCAATATCATCAAGAAGGAAATAATTGCCAATGATGACCCATCGGCTTATGGTCTACCATTTTTTAACCGTTTAGGCCTTGCGTTAAACAACGGCTGGTATATATTTAAGGAAATTATCATTGGCTGTGCCAACTTATGGACGCTGATAGCTATAGCGATAATTATTTGGCTGATCATTCGCCGCTACAGGCTAAAAGGTGGTATAGTTAGTGATACAAGTGCATAA
- a CDS encoding SRPBCC family protein, which yields MAGKLSVTVTKHINAHVASVWQAFTDPALIKQYLFGTTVTSDWKLGSDITYTGEWEGKSYKDKGQIIDVIPFKKLHTTYWSGMSGKADKPENYVNVYYEVEPEGDGSKVSITQDGIENEAGVEHMKENWGKVLEGMKKLLEGISNN from the coding sequence ATGGCAGGCAAATTAAGTGTAACTGTTACTAAGCACATCAACGCGCACGTAGCCAGCGTTTGGCAGGCTTTTACAGACCCGGCACTGATCAAGCAATACTTGTTCGGCACCACCGTAACATCCGACTGGAAACTGGGCAGCGATATCACCTACACCGGCGAGTGGGAAGGCAAAAGCTACAAAGACAAAGGCCAGATCATTGATGTGATCCCCTTTAAAAAATTGCATACCACCTACTGGAGCGGCATGAGCGGCAAAGCCGATAAACCCGAAAATTATGTAAACGTTTATTACGAGGTTGAACCCGAAGGCGATGGCAGCAAGGTGAGCATCACGCAGGATGGGATTGAAAACGAAGCCGGGGTAGAGCACATGAAAGAGAATTGGGGGAAGGTGTTGGAGGGTATGAAGAAGTTGTTGGAGGGTATTTCCAACAACTAA
- the atpG gene encoding ATP synthase F1 subunit gamma, producing MANLKEVRNRIKSVSSTQQITKAMKMVSAAKLKRATNAIVALRPYATKLKELLGNLSASLEDGSSPYLQEREPVRVLVVVVTSNRGLAGAFNANAIKTANNMIAEKYSKQLAAGNVSIVAIGKKSQEFYERRKYNVIGNNNEVYSALNFTNVSKITEAIMEGFVNGKYDRVELVYNQFKNAAMQILTTEQLLPVPKTQATANKDAKPASNIDYILEPSQEEIVEQLIPKNIKIQLYKAVLDSHASEHGARMTAMDKATDNAGELLKSLKLSYNQARQAAITTELTEIVSGAAALSNG from the coding sequence ATGGCTAATTTAAAAGAAGTAAGAAACAGGATAAAGTCGGTAAGCTCAACGCAGCAGATCACCAAAGCTATGAAAATGGTTTCGGCTGCTAAGTTAAAGCGTGCCACTAATGCCATCGTAGCTTTGCGCCCTTATGCTACCAAGCTAAAGGAATTGCTGGGCAACCTATCGGCCAGTTTGGAAGATGGTTCATCGCCATATTTGCAGGAACGCGAACCGGTACGTGTACTGGTGGTAGTTGTTACCTCAAACCGTGGTTTGGCCGGCGCGTTCAATGCTAACGCTATCAAAACCGCCAACAACATGATCGCTGAGAAATACAGCAAACAACTGGCAGCGGGTAACGTATCTATTGTTGCTATCGGTAAAAAATCGCAGGAGTTTTACGAGCGTCGTAAGTACAACGTAATTGGCAACAATAACGAGGTGTATAGCGCGCTTAACTTCACCAACGTATCTAAAATTACCGAAGCCATTATGGAAGGCTTTGTGAATGGTAAATACGACCGTGTAGAATTGGTGTATAACCAGTTCAAGAACGCGGCTATGCAGATCCTTACTACCGAACAATTATTACCTGTACCAAAAACACAGGCTACGGCTAATAAAGATGCTAAACCGGCCAGCAATATCGACTACATCCTTGAGCCATCGCAAGAGGAGATTGTTGAGCAACTGATCCCGAAAAACATCAAGATCCAGCTTTACAAAGCGGTGCTTGATTCGCACGCTTCGGAGCACGGTGCACGTATGACCGCTATGGACAAGGCTACCGATAACGCCGGCGAACTGTTAAAGTCGCTGAAATTATCGTACAACCAGGCCCGCCAGGCAGCCATCACTACCGAGCTGACCGAGATCGTGAGCGGCGCGGCTGCGTTATCAAACGGCTAA
- the atpA gene encoding F0F1 ATP synthase subunit alpha, producing MVEVRPDEVSAILRQQLSGFQSATQLEEVGTVLQVGDGIARVYGLTKVQSGELVEFDNALQGIVLNLEEDNVGVVLLGASDGVKEGDTVKRTNKIASIKVGEGMLGRVVNTLGEPIDGKGPIAGQTYEMPLERKAPGVIYRQPVTEPLQTGIKAIDAMIPIGRGQRELVIGDRQTGKTAVCIDTIINQKEFYNAGQPVICIYVACGQKASTVANIVRTLEENGAMAYSIVVAANASDPAPTQFFAPFAGAAIGEYFRDTGRPALIIYDDLSKQAVAYREVSLLLRRPPGREAYPGDVFYLHSRLLERAAKINSNDSIAQAMNDLPESIKHLVKGGGSLTALPIIETQAGDVSAYIPTNVISITDGQIFLESNLFNAGVRPAINVGISVSRVGGNAQIKSMKKVSGTLKLDQAQYRELEAFSKFGSDLDASTKNVLDKGARNVEILKQGQYSPVTVEKQVAIVYAGTKNLMRSVPVNKIKEFEAEYTSQLELRHPEVLAGLKAGKLDDNITGVLETVAKELAGKY from the coding sequence ATGGTAGAGGTTAGACCAGACGAAGTATCGGCAATCCTGCGTCAGCAGTTGTCGGGCTTTCAGTCAGCAACTCAGTTAGAAGAAGTAGGCACCGTATTACAGGTGGGCGACGGTATTGCCCGTGTTTACGGCTTAACTAAAGTACAATCAGGTGAGCTGGTTGAATTTGACAACGCGTTACAAGGTATCGTATTAAACCTTGAAGAAGACAACGTAGGTGTGGTATTGCTGGGTGCTTCGGACGGTGTTAAAGAAGGTGATACTGTAAAACGTACCAACAAGATCGCTTCGATCAAAGTTGGCGAAGGTATGCTGGGCCGTGTGGTTAACACACTGGGCGAGCCTATCGACGGTAAAGGCCCTATCGCTGGCCAGACTTATGAAATGCCATTAGAGCGTAAAGCTCCGGGCGTTATCTACCGTCAGCCGGTAACCGAGCCGCTGCAAACCGGTATCAAAGCTATCGACGCGATGATCCCGATCGGCCGTGGCCAGCGTGAGCTGGTGATCGGCGACCGTCAAACCGGTAAAACCGCGGTTTGTATCGATACCATCATCAATCAAAAAGAATTTTACAATGCAGGCCAGCCTGTAATTTGTATATATGTTGCTTGTGGTCAGAAAGCTTCTACCGTTGCGAACATCGTTCGTACACTGGAAGAGAACGGCGCTATGGCTTACTCTATCGTAGTAGCCGCTAACGCTTCAGACCCTGCACCAACCCAGTTCTTCGCGCCATTTGCAGGTGCCGCCATCGGCGAGTACTTCCGCGATACCGGTCGCCCTGCACTGATCATCTATGATGACCTTTCTAAACAAGCTGTTGCTTACCGTGAGGTGTCGTTGTTATTACGTCGTCCACCGGGCCGTGAGGCTTACCCAGGTGACGTGTTTTACCTGCACAGCCGTTTATTAGAGCGTGCCGCTAAGATCAACTCTAACGATTCTATCGCCCAGGCGATGAACGATTTGCCCGAGTCTATCAAGCATTTGGTAAAAGGTGGTGGTTCGTTAACCGCGCTTCCGATCATCGAAACACAAGCAGGTGACGTATCGGCTTATATCCCAACCAACGTGATCTCGATCACCGACGGTCAGATCTTCCTGGAGTCGAACTTGTTTAACGCGGGTGTTCGTCCGGCTATCAACGTAGGTATCTCGGTATCGCGTGTAGGTGGTAACGCCCAGATCAAATCGATGAAGAAAGTATCAGGTACTTTGAAACTTGACCAGGCACAATACCGCGAGTTAGAGGCTTTCTCTAAATTCGGTTCAGACCTGGATGCATCTACCAAGAACGTACTGGATAAAGGTGCCCGTAACGTAGAGATCCTGAAACAAGGCCAATATTCGCCGGTAACGGTTGAAAAACAGGTAGCTATTGTTTACGCTGGTACCAAGAACCTGATGCGTAGCGTACCGGTTAACAAGATCAAGGAATTTGAAGCAGAATACACCAGCCAGCTTGAACTGCGCCACCCTGAAGTATTAGCAGGTTTAAAAGCAGGTAAACTGGACGACAACATCACCGGCGTACTGGAAACAGTAGCTAAGGAGTTGGCAGGGAAATATTAA
- the atpH gene encoding ATP synthase F1 subunit delta: MSELTVATRYAKSLIDLAQEQNSLEPVKADMDFFIKTLKANSELQAVLRNPIIAHDKKKKILDAIFTDKVSKVTTSFFHIMVNKSRGEILYPTAQEFVNQYNVIKNIINATVVSAAPLSAENLQKLTAEVKAVTGGNVVLHAKVNPDLIGGFVLTVGDRQIDTSVSSSLKTIKKDFAQRVVQ, from the coding sequence ATGTCTGAATTAACAGTTGCCACCAGGTACGCCAAATCGTTGATTGACCTTGCACAGGAGCAAAACTCGCTGGAGCCGGTTAAGGCCGATATGGACTTTTTTATAAAAACCCTGAAAGCCAATAGCGAGCTGCAGGCTGTTTTGCGCAACCCTATTATCGCGCACGACAAAAAGAAGAAGATACTGGATGCTATTTTTACCGATAAGGTAAGTAAAGTTACCACATCGTTTTTCCATATCATGGTAAACAAAAGCCGTGGCGAGATCTTATATCCAACCGCGCAGGAGTTTGTGAACCAGTACAATGTGATCAAAAACATTATTAACGCTACGGTTGTAAGTGCCGCGCCTTTATCGGCAGAAAACTTGCAAAAACTGACAGCCGAGGTGAAAGCCGTTACCGGTGGTAATGTGGTATTGCATGCCAAAGTTAACCCCGATCTTATCGGCGGCTTTGTATTGACCGTTGGCGACCGCCAGATCGATACCAGCGTAAGCAGCAGTTTAAAAACAATTAAGAAAGATTTTGCCCAAAGGGTAGTACAATAA
- the atpF gene encoding F0F1 ATP synthase subunit B, with product MDIVQPAIGLVVWTLVSFVILLIILRKFAWKPILGAVNERERNIEEALSKAEAAKEEMSRLTNENDALLKQARAERDVILAEAKKLKDQIVGEAKEAAQAEGARMIENARIEINNQKAIAMADVKNQVASLSIEIAEKILRKQFEDAKKQDELVSDLLKEVKLK from the coding sequence ATGGATATTGTTCAACCCGCGATTGGTTTAGTTGTATGGACGCTTGTTTCGTTCGTTATCCTGTTGATCATTTTACGCAAGTTTGCCTGGAAACCAATTTTAGGTGCTGTTAACGAGCGCGAGCGTAATATTGAAGAAGCCCTGTCTAAAGCAGAGGCTGCTAAAGAAGAAATGTCGCGCCTGACCAACGAGAACGATGCGTTGTTAAAACAAGCCCGTGCCGAGCGTGATGTAATTTTAGCTGAAGCTAAAAAGCTGAAAGACCAGATTGTTGGCGAAGCTAAAGAAGCTGCACAGGCAGAAGGCGCCCGTATGATAGAGAACGCCCGTATCGAGATCAACAATCAGAAAGCTATCGCTATGGCTGATGTGAAAAACCAGGTAGCCAGCCTTTCTATCGAGATTGCCGAGAAGATATTACGCAAACAGTTTGAAGATGCTAAAAAGCAGGACGAACTGGTAAGCGACCTATTAAAAGAAGTGAAATTGAAGTAG
- the atpE gene encoding ATP synthase F0 subunit C yields MIGMIAQAAVAAGVSGKIGAVGAGLAVIGAGIGIGQIGGKAVEGIARQPEAASKIQTNMIIAAALVEGVALFAVVVALM; encoded by the coding sequence ATGATCGGAATGATCGCACAGGCCGCAGTAGCTGCAGGTGTTTCAGGTAAAATTGGCGCTGTAGGTGCTGGTTTAGCTGTAATTGGCGCTGGTATCGGCATTGGCCAAATCGGTGGTAAAGCTGTTGAAGGTATTGCCCGTCAGCCAGAAGCTGCTTCTAAGATCCAAACTAACATGATCATCGCTGCGGCCCTTGTAGAAGGTGTTGCACTGTTTGCCGTGGTAGTTGCCCTGATGTAA